Proteins from a single region of Vibrio sp. DW001:
- a CDS encoding glutaredoxin: MVQPVKITLYRWGGKWGPFSVKIPCGECTLTKDILSDTFANELKDVPVELEVKDWLSHWWEPLKLGAWHAPILVVEGKVISQGEALNRGVLVQSVIKQWSQRDELKGNIVFGKATCPYCVKAKQMLDNAEIEYRYFDVVKDSAALYRMIPEVKAIIGAKTPVTVPQIWLDSQYVGGADRLEAALNDTKL; encoded by the coding sequence ATGGTACAGCCGGTAAAAATTACGTTATATCGTTGGGGTGGAAAATGGGGACCATTCAGTGTCAAGATTCCCTGTGGCGAATGCACCCTAACCAAAGATATACTTAGCGACACGTTTGCAAATGAACTGAAAGATGTACCGGTTGAACTAGAAGTAAAAGATTGGCTTTCTCATTGGTGGGAACCGCTTAAACTTGGAGCGTGGCACGCGCCAATACTTGTTGTAGAAGGAAAAGTCATCAGCCAAGGTGAAGCCCTTAACCGGGGTGTACTCGTTCAATCAGTAATAAAGCAGTGGAGTCAACGCGACGAATTGAAAGGAAATATTGTATTTGGGAAAGCAACATGCCCTTATTGCGTGAAGGCAAAACAGATGCTCGATAACGCTGAAATCGAATACCGCTATTTTGATGTTGTCAAAGACAGTGCAGCACTGTACCGAATGATTCCTGAAGTTAAAGCGATCATTGGGGCAAAAACACCAGTCACCGTACCTCAGATATGGCTAGACAGCCAATATGTCGGTGGCGCAGATCGTTTAGAGGCAGCATTAAACGACACAAAACTCTAA
- a CDS encoding porin, with amino-acid sequence MKISILAIAIVTTLASGSSLAATVYESDTAELMIGGRAEARFNISDNNKTASSSSFDDKSRARINVVGRTQISESLEGFGKYEAEFNTSDSSTINNRYVFAGIASTAGDFSYGKQDSAQVMLTDITDTMATFGADAADLTDGNKDKRDANFLYTGHFADFTVKANYLAAQKADDSDESFGIAGIYSLESIDVGAGFVATDDDYQLNLAGNLTIVDFTFGALLAFGEAADDDATAFEMSAIYTMGKMVFIGVFNKSEFDAASKKSSEADNIAIEGVYKFNSNLRTYAGYKFEQMDNLDNQLQAGIRYDF; translated from the coding sequence ATGAAAATTTCAATACTAGCAATCGCTATAGTCACAACGTTAGCCTCAGGATCTTCTTTGGCTGCAACGGTATACGAAAGCGATACTGCCGAATTAATGATAGGTGGGCGTGCTGAAGCCCGATTTAACATTTCAGACAACAACAAAACCGCATCATCTAGCAGCTTCGATGATAAATCACGCGCTCGTATTAACGTCGTTGGGAGAACCCAGATAAGCGAATCTTTAGAAGGGTTTGGTAAATATGAAGCGGAATTTAATACCAGTGATTCAAGTACCATTAATAATCGCTATGTTTTTGCTGGAATAGCTTCAACCGCTGGTGATTTCTCTTACGGTAAGCAAGACTCCGCGCAAGTAATGCTGACGGATATTACCGATACTATGGCCACATTTGGTGCCGACGCCGCAGACCTTACTGATGGAAACAAAGACAAGCGTGACGCCAACTTCTTATATACGGGTCATTTTGCCGATTTTACAGTAAAAGCCAACTACTTAGCCGCTCAAAAAGCAGATGATAGCGATGAGAGTTTTGGTATTGCAGGCATCTATTCCCTAGAATCCATTGATGTAGGTGCCGGTTTCGTTGCTACAGATGATGATTATCAACTCAACTTAGCAGGTAACCTAACGATTGTTGACTTTACATTTGGTGCACTTTTGGCTTTTGGTGAAGCAGCCGATGATGATGCAACCGCATTCGAAATGTCGGCAATATACACGATGGGTAAAATGGTATTTATAGGGGTATTCAATAAAAGCGAATTCGATGCAGCGAGTAAAAAATCAAGTGAAGCTGATAACATCGCAATTGAGGGGGTATACAAATTCAACAGTAATTTAAGAACCTACGCAGGATATAAATTTGAGCAGATGGACAACCTAGACAACCAACTACAAGCTGGCATCCGTTACGACTTCTAG